Proteins from one Gibbsiella quercinecans genomic window:
- a CDS encoding aldehyde dehydrogenase family protein: MTYPLYVNGEWRQGRGPTITVFEPAQGRPLAEVSSASTEDIDNAVRAARAALPAWRQTPAAERARLLRGFAEQLGQRQAALVELQMRNNGKPRHEAQVDIDDAIATFAYYAGLTETLDARQNAGVELPAPGFTARLRYEALGVVGLVVPWNFPLVTSAWKIAPALAAGCTVVLKTSEIAPLAELEYGVIAHELGLPPGVLNILSGDGNAGQALCQHPGIDKLSFTGSTATGSAVMHAAAQRCLPVTLELGGKSPIVVFDDCDLPQAVEWIVAGICWNAGQMCSATSRLLVQEGIADALYARLAAALQALRVGDPHTDDVEMGPMVSERQWNTVQAYFSVARDEQLQCLAGGEALPPPGWFIAPTFYADVPAHSRLWREEIFGPVICARRFSDEADAIRQANDCDYGLVATVVSGDTARAERVADALDVGHVWINSPQAVFVETSWGGTKGSGIGRELGPWGLAAYQSVKHVTSKKLGG; the protein is encoded by the coding sequence ATGACTTATCCTCTCTATGTGAACGGCGAATGGCGCCAGGGCCGTGGGCCGACCATCACGGTATTCGAACCGGCGCAGGGCCGGCCATTGGCCGAGGTTTCCAGTGCGTCAACGGAGGATATTGATAACGCAGTGCGCGCCGCCCGTGCGGCGCTCCCGGCCTGGCGGCAAACGCCGGCCGCCGAGCGTGCGCGCCTGTTGCGTGGCTTTGCCGAGCAGCTTGGCCAGCGCCAGGCCGCGCTGGTTGAGCTGCAGATGCGCAATAACGGCAAGCCGCGCCATGAAGCACAGGTGGACATTGATGATGCCATCGCGACCTTTGCTTACTATGCCGGCCTGACTGAAACGCTGGACGCGCGCCAGAACGCCGGCGTTGAACTGCCGGCACCTGGCTTTACGGCACGTCTGCGCTACGAGGCGCTGGGCGTGGTTGGCCTGGTGGTGCCCTGGAATTTCCCGTTGGTGACCAGCGCCTGGAAAATCGCGCCGGCGCTGGCCGCCGGCTGCACCGTGGTGTTGAAAACCTCCGAAATCGCACCGCTGGCCGAACTGGAATATGGCGTCATCGCCCATGAGCTTGGCCTGCCGCCCGGCGTGTTGAATATCCTCAGCGGTGATGGCAACGCCGGCCAAGCGCTGTGCCAGCATCCCGGCATCGACAAACTGTCATTTACCGGCAGCACCGCCACCGGCAGTGCGGTGATGCACGCTGCGGCGCAGCGTTGCCTGCCGGTAACGCTGGAATTGGGCGGCAAGTCGCCCATCGTGGTGTTCGACGATTGCGATCTGCCGCAGGCCGTGGAATGGATCGTCGCCGGCATCTGTTGGAATGCCGGGCAAATGTGCTCGGCCACCTCGCGGCTGCTGGTGCAGGAGGGGATTGCCGATGCGTTATATGCCCGGTTGGCGGCGGCGTTGCAGGCGCTGCGGGTTGGCGATCCCCACACTGATGACGTCGAAATGGGGCCGATGGTCAGCGAGCGGCAATGGAACACGGTGCAGGCGTATTTTTCCGTTGCGCGCGATGAGCAACTGCAGTGCCTGGCGGGTGGGGAAGCGCTGCCGCCGCCCGGCTGGTTTATTGCCCCGACGTTCTACGCCGACGTGCCGGCGCACAGCCGGTTGTGGCGGGAGGAAATTTTCGGGCCGGTGATTTGCGCGCGGCGCTTTAGCGACGAAGCCGACGCCATCCGCCAGGCCAACGACTGCGACTATGGGCTGGTGGCCACCGTGGTTAGCGGCGACACGGCGCGTGCCGAGCGGGTGGCTGATGCGCTGGATGTGGGGCATGTGTGGATTAACTCGCCGCAGGCGGTGTTTGTCGAAACCTCATGGGGCGGCACCAAGGGCAGCGGTATCGGCCGTGAACTGGGGCCCTGGGGGCTGGCCGCCTATCAATCCGTCAAGCACGTCACCAGCAAAAAACTGGGCGGCTGA
- a CDS encoding purine-cytosine permease family protein yields the protein MSQSTMSIETFGVEQIPDDRRDATPLDLFRLTFGGANTFATSVLGSFPILFGLSFQAGLMAILIGVVVGALILAPMGVFGAINGTNNAVSSGAHFGVHGRIVGSFLSLLTAVAFFSLSVWSSGDALIGGARRLLGVPENDVSLGLAYGVFAVLVLTVCIYGFRFMLWVNKIAVFASSLMFLLGCFAFSGTFDSGFSGSVALGAPGFWAAFIGAVLLTMSNPISFGAFLGDWSRYIPRSTPKTRIMGAVFAAQLATLIPFLFGLCSATVVATHAPQYLADNNYVGGLLAVSPAWYFLPVCLIAIIGGMSTGTTALYGTGLDMSSMFPRLLSRVRATLLIGVAAILFIFIGRFAFNLVQSVSTFAVLIVTCTTPWMVIMIIGLVERRGFYHADDLQVFTRGQRGGRYWFHHGWNWRGLGAWIPSAGIGLCLVNIPGQFVGPLGELAGGIDISLPVTLGLAALAYLVLLRIFPEPAAVYRTARYAPQASLNNPEITELLP from the coding sequence ATGTCACAGTCAACCATGTCCATCGAAACCTTCGGGGTCGAGCAAATACCTGACGATCGGCGTGACGCCACGCCGTTGGATCTTTTCCGCCTGACCTTTGGCGGCGCCAATACCTTTGCTACCTCGGTGCTTGGCAGTTTTCCTATCCTATTCGGGCTGTCTTTCCAGGCCGGCCTGATGGCTATCCTGATCGGCGTCGTGGTGGGGGCGCTGATCCTGGCGCCGATGGGGGTGTTTGGTGCGATTAACGGCACCAACAATGCGGTGTCTTCCGGCGCCCACTTTGGTGTTCACGGGCGCATCGTGGGCTCTTTTTTGTCGCTGCTGACGGCGGTGGCGTTTTTTTCGCTCTCGGTCTGGAGTTCGGGCGATGCCCTGATCGGCGGCGCCCGCCGCCTGTTGGGCGTGCCCGAAAATGATGTGTCGCTTGGCCTGGCCTACGGCGTTTTTGCCGTGCTGGTGCTAACGGTGTGTATCTATGGCTTTCGCTTTATGCTGTGGGTCAACAAAATCGCCGTCTTCGCTTCCAGCCTGATGTTCCTGCTGGGGTGCTTTGCCTTCAGCGGCACCTTTGATTCCGGCTTTAGCGGCAGCGTGGCGTTGGGTGCGCCAGGCTTCTGGGCCGCGTTTATCGGCGCGGTACTGCTGACCATGAGCAACCCGATTTCATTCGGCGCTTTTCTGGGGGATTGGTCGCGCTATATCCCGCGTAGCACCCCCAAGACACGGATTATGGGGGCGGTGTTTGCCGCGCAGTTGGCCACGCTGATCCCGTTCCTGTTTGGGCTGTGCTCCGCCACGGTGGTGGCCACCCACGCGCCGCAGTATCTGGCGGATAACAACTACGTTGGCGGGCTGCTGGCGGTCTCACCTGCCTGGTATTTTCTGCCGGTCTGCCTGATCGCGATCATCGGCGGCATGTCCACCGGCACCACCGCGCTTTACGGCACCGGGCTTGATATGTCCAGCATGTTCCCCCGTTTGCTTAGCCGCGTGCGGGCGACGCTGCTGATCGGCGTGGCCGCCATTCTGTTTATTTTTATCGGCCGTTTTGCCTTTAACCTGGTGCAGAGCGTTTCCACCTTCGCCGTGCTGATCGTTACCTGCACCACGCCGTGGATGGTGATCATGATTATCGGGCTGGTTGAGCGCCGCGGTTTCTACCACGCGGACGATCTGCAGGTCTTCACCCGTGGTCAGCGCGGTGGGCGTTATTGGTTTCACCATGGCTGGAACTGGCGTGGGCTTGGCGCCTGGATCCCCAGCGCGGGGATAGGGCTGTGCCTGGTCAATATTCCCGGGCAATTCGTCGGCCCGCTGGGCGAGCTGGCCGGGGGGATTGATATCAGCCTGCCGGTGACGCTGGGCTTGGCGGCGCTGGCCTATCTCGTCTTATTGCGTATCTTCCCGGAGCCGGCGGCGGTTTACCGCACAGCGCGCTATGCGCCACAGGCCAGCCTGAATAACCCGGAAATTACGGAGCTGTTGCCATGA
- a CDS encoding YybH family protein, which translates to MSQVNEVQAAAQRLVAAFARNDTPAYFAAFTEDATFILHTLEAPLLSRTAYLAQWTAWQNAGFSVLSCVSSNAHVQVHGDAAVFHHNVATRIRIAGQESLLNEIETIVFRRTPQGWLACHEHLSACN; encoded by the coding sequence ATGAGCCAGGTTAATGAGGTACAGGCCGCGGCGCAGCGCCTGGTGGCGGCATTTGCCCGTAACGACACGCCGGCTTATTTTGCCGCCTTCACCGAAGACGCCACCTTTATCCTGCACACCCTGGAAGCGCCGTTGCTGAGCCGCACCGCCTATTTGGCGCAGTGGACGGCCTGGCAAAACGCGGGCTTCAGCGTGCTGAGCTGCGTTTCCAGCAACGCACACGTGCAGGTGCATGGGGATGCGGCGGTATTCCATCATAACGTCGCTACCCGGATCAGGATTGCTGGGCAGGAGAGCCTGTTGAACGAGATTGAAACCATTGTGTTCAGGCGCACGCCGCAGGGCTGGCTGGCCTGCCACGAGCACCTGTCGGCCTGCAACTGA